CTTGCCGGACGGGACTGTACCGAAGCCGACCAGGCTTACGCCGCTGCGGTCCAGATATTCGCGGATTATTGCTTTGATATTCTGGATGTTACCCATGGCTCAAAGCGTTTCACCAAGGTCTTTGTCTTCATCGTCGGCCTCAGGAGCGGTCTTCTGGTCGGGCGCGGTTTGTTGTGTGTCTTCGGGTGTTTCTCCATCATCGACCGTCAGGTCGGTGTGGATGACGGGTCCGGTCTTTTCGGCGTTAATATAAGGACCGGCTTCAGGCGAGGCCGGTCCGATGTTTTCTCCGAATTCTTCTTCCTTAGGCAGGTCTGCGATGCTGTTTATGCCGAAGTATCTCAGGAATTCGTTGGTTGTGGCGTACTTGATCGGCCGGCCCGGCGCTTGCACCCGTCCGCTGGTCTTGATCAAGCCTTTCTGGAGCAGGCTTTCCAGGATCCAGCTGGAGTCAACACCGCGGGTTTTCTCGACTTCAGCGCGGGTAATGGGCTGGTGATAGGCCACGATCGCCAGTGTTTCCAATGCCGCCCTGGATAATTTTTCCTTTCGTTTGTGCAGCTCAGCCACCCACTGAGCGTATTGCGGGAGCGTGTAGATCTGGTAGCCGCCGGCGACTTCCTTGATCTCGAAGGCACGGTCCGACGCCTGGTATTCCCTGTTCAATTCATCGATGTATTTCTGGATGTCTTCCTTGGAAATATTGAGGATCTCGATGATCCGGTCAATGCCTAAAGGCGTATCCGTGGAGATCAATAATGCTTCAATTATATTCTTCATAGAGCGATTTCATCCTTCCCGTAATTCTATCCCAATTAAACTTGTCGTCAATGATCTTTTTTGCGGCCCGGCCCATCTGCTGGCAAAGCGACGGGTTAAGCGCGAGTTTTTTGATCGCCTGTGCCAGCGCCGTGACCTCCGCAGGCGGGACCAGGAATCCGTTGACGCCGTCTTCGACCACGTCCGTAATACCGCCGACATTTGAGGCAATGACAGGTTTGGCATAGGACATCGCCTCGATCATGACGACACCCAGCCCCTCGGTATCGCCGTGCTTATCATAAACCGCCGGGAGAACAAAAAAACTGCAGGTGCGATAGCAGTCGCCGATCTCTCTGTCCGAGATCCAGCCGGTGAACTGGATGCGGTGTGACGGGTCAAGACCGCGCGCAAGCTTTTCCCAGGAGCTACGTTCCGGGCCGTCGCCGACAATGAGCAGCTTATGGGGGATCTCGTTTTTTATCGACGCGAACGCTTTGATCAGGTAGTCCGCTCCCTTGCGCTCTACCGACCGGCCCGCGAACATAATGGCCTTGTCGTCAGTGATCGCCCCGGTTTTTGAGCGCGTGGAAACGCTGAAGGGAATGACCGGGATATTATAACGGACAATATTCTTAAGCTCGGCTGCGGTATGATTGGAGATCGCCGTTACCACATGGCAGCGGTTTATGAGCGCTGAAAAAAAGGGAACAAGCGGTGCGAATTTCTTTTTAAGCCAGCGGATCTCAAGACCGTAGAACGTCGCGAAAAGCTTGACGCGTCCGAAATATCTGGCGATCAGGCCGAATAAAATATGGGGGAAAGGCCAGTGGACGTGCGCGATGTCGAACCGGCGCGCCCGGGTCAGCTTGAGGATGGCGAGCGACCCGAAGATAATATAAAAAAAGCTGAGCACGAGGTTCAACGGTCCCCGGCCGAGCCGGTCGACCGCGTTCTCCTCGTGAGTCAGGCGTTCATATTTTTTAAAAAAATACCGGAAGCGGTAAACCGGCACTCCATCGATGACCTGATCTTTCAGTCCCTTGTAAGAAGATGTGAAGACGCTGACATTGACGTCCTGGGATCGCAGGCGCTGGATAAATTCGACCATCCAGGGCGTTATGACATCATCCGGATACCTTTTGTACGCAGTCGTGACAAAAAGTACCCTCATGTGATTACGAATGAAACGAATGATAACAAATGATACGAATGGCTATATTCGGGCAATTCGCCATCATTCGTCATATTCCTAAATTCTGTTATTTGTGCATCTTCCATTTGATTATATTCCATATCGCCTGAAGGCCGTCCTTGGGTCCGATCTTTTTTCCCTTTCTACGGCCCTGGTATGATATCGGCAGTTCTGTGATCCGGACCCTTTTTTTCAATAGCTTGCAGGTGATCTCGGGTTCGATCTCGAACCGCGATGAGACCAGGTTTAATTCGAGCATCAGCTTGCGGTCGATAACCTTATAACAGGTCTCCATGTCGGTCAGTCGTCCATTGAACATGATGTTCGTCAGCAAGGTCAATAACTTGTTGGCGAGAAAACTTGATCTTAGAAAACTGCCCTGGCCGAGCATGCGCGACCCGTAGACAACCTTTGTTTCATCGCTATCTATCGGCCTGACCAGCCGCGGAAATTCACGGGGTGAATACTCAAGATCGGCATCCTGAATGATGACGATCTTGCCGCTGGCCTGCGCCAGGCCGGTGCGGATGGCTGCGCCCTTGCCCTGATTTTTTTCATGTAAAAATACTCTACAGTCCTTGATCTTTTCTAAAATCTCGCGCGTGCCGTCGGTTGAACAGTCATCGACCAGAACGATCTCCTTGTCGATAGCCACATTCTTGACCGCCGCAACGATGTTGGTGATATTCTCACGTTCATTAAAGACGGGAATGATAACAGAAAGCAAGGATGTATGGCCGGAGTGGTGTTGATTGCGGTTTACTTCTCCCACCCCGTATTATAGCAAAAGTGACTCAAAAGTCAACGACTCCGCACCTTCTTCAATGGAACACCCCTCCATTCAGCCTGCCAGCACCGTAATATGAGGGGAATCCAACTGGGTGTTTAGGCACTTTCGGTCAAGAAGGTGCGGGGTTGACTCTCCTTTAATTATTTGTATAATAAAACACGGCGCCATCGTCTAGTTGGTTAGGACATCGCCCTCTCAAGGCGAAGATCACGGGTTCGAATCCCGTTGGCGCTATACTCCCACATTTATACTAAATGTGGGGAAAATTCTGAATCCTAATATCTAAATCCTAAACATTACGGATTACAGCAAAAACAAGACAATATGGTTGGAGTTTGGAAAATTGGAATTTTGAATTTAGATATTGTTTAGTATTTAGTATTTCGGATTTAGTGTTTTATTGTCATTTGCCCAAATAGCATTGTCTGTCTTCCTCGTACAGGTCACCGGTGAGCGCGTGAGAAAGCGCCCGGCAGCCGATGCATCCAGATACGGCGCACGATCCGCATTTGCCTTTCAGGCTCTTGTCGAAACTTTCCCGCAGGAGTTTCAGTCTGATCAGGATGTCGCCGA
The genomic region above belongs to bacterium and contains:
- the scpB gene encoding SMC-Scp complex subunit ScpB; translation: MKNIIEALLISTDTPLGIDRIIEILNISKEDIQKYIDELNREYQASDRAFEIKEVAGGYQIYTLPQYAQWVAELHKRKEKLSRAALETLAIVAYHQPITRAEVEKTRGVDSSWILESLLQKGLIKTSGRVQAPGRPIKYATTNEFLRYFGINSIADLPKEEEFGENIGPASPEAGPYINAEKTGPVIHTDLTVDDGETPEDTQQTAPDQKTAPEADDEDKDLGETL
- a CDS encoding glycosyltransferase family 4 protein codes for the protein MRVLFVTTAYKRYPDDVITPWMVEFIQRLRSQDVNVSVFTSSYKGLKDQVIDGVPVYRFRYFFKKYERLTHEENAVDRLGRGPLNLVLSFFYIIFGSLAILKLTRARRFDIAHVHWPFPHILFGLIARYFGRVKLFATFYGLEIRWLKKKFAPLVPFFSALINRCHVVTAISNHTAAELKNIVRYNIPVIPFSVSTRSKTGAITDDKAIMFAGRSVERKGADYLIKAFASIKNEIPHKLLIVGDGPERSSWEKLARGLDPSHRIQFTGWISDREIGDCYRTCSFFVLPAVYDKHGDTEGLGVVMIEAMSYAKPVIASNVGGITDVVEDGVNGFLVPPAEVTALAQAIKKLALNPSLCQQMGRAAKKIIDDKFNWDRITGRMKSLYEEYN
- a CDS encoding glycosyltransferase family 2 protein, with the translated sequence MGEVNRNQHHSGHTSLLSVIIPVFNERENITNIVAAVKNVAIDKEIVLVDDCSTDGTREILEKIKDCRVFLHEKNQGKGAAIRTGLAQASGKIVIIQDADLEYSPREFPRLVRPIDSDETKVVYGSRMLGQGSFLRSSFLANKLLTLLTNIMFNGRLTDMETCYKVIDRKLMLELNLVSSRFEIEPEITCKLLKKRVRITELPISYQGRRKGKKIGPKDGLQAIWNIIKWKMHK